One part of the Aestuariirhabdus litorea genome encodes these proteins:
- a CDS encoding manganese-dependent inorganic pyrophosphatase, translated as MPAYVLGHKIPDSDSICSAIALAHLKNSIGESAAPARLGELNPETAFILDTFGLEAPALKTSFAGESVYIVDHSDRAQSPDDLSEATILGIVDHHKLGDITTSAPLECWIRPVGCSNTIIKEMYDYYGIEIPKAIAGIMMSAILSDTVIFKSPTCTPLDIAAVEALATIAGVEDAKAFGVEMFKVKSNVQGTPVRELVMRDFKDFDMGGKRVGIGQLETVDLSVFDPIKADLQADIARLKAEGERHSVCLLLTDIMQEGSELLVVSDDLSLVENAFETALVEGRAWLDGVLSRKKQVVPPLEKAFA; from the coding sequence ATGCCCGCGTACGTACTTGGTCACAAAATCCCCGATTCCGACTCCATCTGCTCCGCTATCGCCCTTGCCCACCTAAAAAACAGCATCGGCGAATCGGCGGCCCCGGCGCGGTTGGGGGAGCTGAATCCCGAGACCGCTTTTATCCTCGACACCTTCGGACTGGAGGCCCCGGCCCTGAAAACCTCCTTCGCCGGCGAATCGGTCTACATCGTCGACCATTCCGACCGCGCCCAGAGCCCGGACGATCTCAGTGAAGCCACCATCCTCGGTATCGTGGACCACCATAAGCTGGGGGATATCACCACCTCGGCACCGCTGGAGTGCTGGATCCGGCCGGTGGGCTGCAGCAACACCATCATCAAGGAGATGTACGACTACTACGGTATCGAAATCCCCAAGGCGATTGCCGGCATCATGATGAGCGCTATCCTCAGCGATACCGTGATCTTTAAGTCCCCCACCTGCACCCCCCTCGACATCGCTGCAGTGGAAGCCCTGGCCACCATCGCCGGCGTCGAGGACGCCAAGGCCTTTGGGGTTGAGATGTTCAAGGTAAAGTCTAACGTGCAGGGTACCCCGGTACGCGAGCTGGTGATGCGCGATTTCAAGGATTTCGATATGGGTGGCAAGCGCGTGGGCATCGGCCAGCTGGAGACCGTGGACCTGTCGGTGTTTGACCCCATCAAGGCCGACCTGCAGGCCGATATTGCTCGTCTCAAGGCGGAGGGGGAGCGCCACAGCGTCTGCCTGCTGCTGACCGACATCATGCAGGAGGGATCCGAGCTACTGGTGGTGAGCGATGACCTCAGCCTGGTTGAAAACGCCTTCGAGACCGCCCTCGTGGAGGGTCGGGCCTGGCTCGACGGCGTCCTCAGCCGCAAGAAGCAGGTGGTTCCACCGCTGGAAAAAGCCTTCGCCTGA